From Streptomyces chrestomyceticus JCM 4735, one genomic window encodes:
- a CDS encoding ABC transporter ATP-binding protein: MLVRLARAHLRPHMRPISLIVLLQLVQTLATLYLPTLNADIIDNGVVKGDMGYILSLGGVMIAVTLLQIACSVCAVYFGARTAMALGRDIRAAVFDRVQSFSSREVGRFGAPSLITRTTNDVQQVQMLVLMTFTMMVAAPIMCVGGVVMALNQDVPLSGLILVIVPVLAILVSLVTRRMRPLFRGVQERIDTVNRVLREQITGIRVIRAFVRDGYERERFAGANHDLYDVSLRAGRLMSLMFPLVMLVVNVSSVAVVWFGGHRIDSGGMQIGALTAFLSYLMYILMSIMMATFMVMMLPRAEVCAERIQEVLATDTSVTPPEQPVTELRRHGELELRNVEFRFPGAEEPVLKDVSLVARPGETTAVIGSTGSGKSTLLGLVPRLFDATGGTVLVDGVDVRTLAPETLATAIGLVPQKPYLFSGTVATNLRYGNPDATDEELWHALDIAQARDFVARMEGGLDAPIAQGGGNVSGGQRQRLAIARALVRKPEIYLFDDSFSALDYATDAALRAALARETGRATVVIVAQRVSTIRGADRIVVLDEGRVVGTGTHAELMADNETYREIVLSQLTEQEAA, encoded by the coding sequence GTGTTGGTCCGATTGGCGCGGGCGCATCTGCGGCCCCACATGCGCCCCATATCCCTGATCGTGCTGCTCCAGCTCGTCCAGACGCTGGCCACCCTCTACCTGCCCACCCTGAACGCCGACATCATCGACAACGGTGTCGTCAAAGGGGACATGGGCTACATCCTGAGCCTCGGCGGCGTCATGATCGCCGTGACCCTGCTGCAGATCGCCTGTTCGGTCTGCGCCGTCTACTTCGGCGCCCGCACGGCCATGGCACTGGGCCGTGACATCCGCGCCGCGGTCTTCGACCGGGTGCAGTCCTTCTCCTCCCGCGAGGTGGGCCGGTTCGGCGCGCCGTCCCTGATCACCCGTACCACCAACGACGTGCAGCAGGTCCAGATGCTGGTCCTGATGACGTTCACCATGATGGTGGCGGCGCCCATCATGTGCGTCGGCGGCGTGGTGATGGCGCTCAACCAGGACGTGCCGCTGTCCGGCCTGATCCTGGTCATCGTCCCGGTCCTGGCGATCCTGGTGTCGCTGGTCACCCGGCGGATGCGCCCGCTGTTCCGCGGGGTGCAGGAGCGTATCGACACCGTCAACCGGGTGCTGCGCGAGCAGATCACCGGCATCCGGGTCATCCGGGCCTTCGTCCGGGACGGGTACGAGCGCGAGCGGTTCGCGGGCGCCAACCACGACCTGTACGACGTGTCGTTGCGTGCCGGCCGGCTGATGTCGCTGATGTTCCCGCTGGTCATGCTGGTGGTGAATGTGTCGAGCGTGGCCGTCGTGTGGTTCGGCGGGCACCGTATCGACAGCGGCGGGATGCAGATCGGCGCGCTGACCGCCTTCCTCAGCTATCTGATGTACATCCTCATGTCGATCATGATGGCGACGTTCATGGTGATGATGCTGCCGCGCGCCGAGGTCTGCGCCGAGCGCATCCAGGAGGTGCTGGCCACCGACACCAGCGTCACCCCGCCGGAGCAGCCGGTCACCGAGCTGCGCCGGCACGGCGAACTGGAACTGCGGAACGTCGAGTTCCGCTTCCCGGGTGCCGAGGAGCCGGTCCTCAAGGACGTCTCGCTGGTCGCCCGCCCCGGCGAGACCACCGCCGTCATCGGCTCGACCGGCAGCGGCAAGTCCACCCTCCTCGGGCTGGTGCCGCGGCTGTTCGACGCGACGGGCGGCACGGTCCTGGTGGACGGCGTGGACGTGCGCACCCTTGCCCCCGAGACGCTGGCCACCGCCATCGGCCTCGTCCCCCAGAAGCCGTACCTCTTCTCCGGGACCGTCGCCACGAACCTGCGCTACGGCAATCCGGACGCGACCGACGAGGAGCTGTGGCACGCGCTGGACATCGCGCAGGCCCGGGACTTCGTCGCACGCATGGAGGGCGGCCTGGACGCGCCGATCGCCCAGGGCGGCGGCAACGTCTCCGGCGGGCAGCGGCAGCGTCTGGCCATCGCGCGGGCGCTGGTCCGCAAGCCGGAGATCTACCTCTTCGACGACTCCTTCTCGGCCCTCGACTACGCCACGGACGCCGCGCTGCGGGCCGCGCTCGCCCGGGAGACCGGCCGGGCCACCGTCGTCATCGTCGCCCAGCGCGTCTCCACGATCCGCGGCGCCGACCGCATCGTCGTCCTGGACGAGGGCCGGGTCGTCGGCACCGGCACCCACGCCGAACTGATGGCGGACAACGAGACCTACCGGGAGATCGTCCTGTCCCAGCTCACCGAGCAGGAGGCGGCGTGA
- a CDS encoding MoaD/ThiS family protein, which yields MRYWAAAKAAAGTAEEPYAAATLAEALAAARERHAANPEFARVLLRCSFLVDGDPVGGRDHAAVRLAEGGTVEVLPPFAGG from the coding sequence GTGCGCTACTGGGCCGCGGCGAAGGCCGCCGCCGGCACCGCCGAGGAGCCGTACGCGGCGGCGACACTCGCCGAGGCACTGGCCGCGGCACGCGAGCGGCACGCCGCGAACCCCGAGTTCGCCCGCGTCCTGCTGCGCTGCTCGTTCCTGGTGGACGGCGACCCGGTCGGCGGCCGCGACCACGCGGCCGTCCGGCTGGCCGAGGGCGGCACCGTCGAGGTCCTGCCGCCGTTCGCGGGAGGATGA
- a CDS encoding DUF2993 domain-containing protein: MRALRVLLVIVVILGGLFVAADRIAVNFAEDKAADKIRSSQGLDRTPEVSITGFPFLTQVAGRSLDQVDAKIDGLNATAEGHTLRIQELSAQFHDVKLTSDYTSIERAASATGEARISYADLTTASGKNVKVSYGGEKNGKSQVKISPNLPNLPMLNSLEVTGSVSIVNGDTVRLRADTLPALCSQLSACRNQVRAQTDHEWKLNRLPGGLKLDKVVSTREGISISASGKDVKLPG; this comes from the coding sequence ATGCGCGCACTGCGAGTGCTGTTGGTGATCGTCGTGATACTCGGCGGCCTGTTCGTGGCCGCCGACCGGATCGCGGTGAACTTCGCCGAGGACAAGGCCGCTGACAAGATCCGCAGCAGCCAGGGCCTGGACCGTACGCCGGAGGTGTCCATCACCGGCTTCCCGTTCCTGACCCAGGTCGCGGGGCGCAGTCTGGACCAGGTGGATGCCAAGATTGACGGGCTGAACGCCACCGCCGAGGGCCACACGCTGCGTATCCAGGAGCTGTCGGCGCAGTTCCACGACGTGAAGCTGACCAGCGACTACACCTCGATCGAGCGCGCCGCGAGCGCCACCGGCGAGGCCCGGATCTCGTACGCGGACCTGACCACCGCCTCGGGCAAGAACGTCAAGGTGAGCTACGGCGGCGAGAAGAACGGCAAGAGCCAGGTGAAGATCTCGCCGAACCTGCCGAACCTGCCGATGCTGAACTCTCTGGAGGTCACCGGGTCGGTGAGCATAGTGAACGGCGACACCGTCCGGCTGCGCGCCGACACCCTTCCGGCTCTCTGCTCCCAGCTCTCCGCCTGCCGCAATCAGGTCCGCGCGCAGACCGACCACGAGTGGAAGCTGAACCGGCTGCCCGGCGGCCTGAAGCTGGACAAGGTGGTCTCGACGCGGGAGGGCATCTCGATCTCGGCCAGCGGCAAGGACGTCAAGCTGCCCGGCTGA
- a CDS encoding Ms5788A family Cys-rich leader peptide, with product MQSSLSGSRSRGQANLTKRRAVDLCRVAAMLCRPA from the coding sequence ATGCAGAGCTCTCTGAGCGGTTCCCGTTCGCGGGGACAGGCGAACCTCACGAAGCGGCGGGCAGTCGACCTGTGCCGCGTCGCCGCCATGCTCTGTCGCCCTGCCTGA
- a CDS encoding sulfurtransferase, with product MSRSDVLVDADWVEAHIDDPKVVIVEVDEDTSAYDKNHIKNAVRIDWQKDLQDPVRRDFVDQAGFEKLLSGKGIANDDTVVLYGGNNNWFAAYAYWYFKLYGHDSVKLLDGGRKKWELDSRDLVDGSQVPNRPRTDYKAKAQDTSIRAFRDDVVAAIDNLNLVDVRSPDEFSGKLLAPAHLPQEQSQRPGHVPSARNIPWSKNANDDGTFKSDDELKALYEAENVDLAKDTIAYCRIGERSALTWFVLHELLGQSNVKNYDGSWTEYGSLVGVPIELGAAK from the coding sequence ATGAGCCGTAGCGACGTCCTGGTGGACGCCGACTGGGTCGAGGCCCACATCGACGACCCGAAGGTGGTCATCGTCGAGGTCGACGAGGACACCTCGGCCTACGACAAGAACCACATCAAGAACGCCGTCCGCATCGACTGGCAGAAGGACCTCCAGGACCCGGTGCGCCGCGACTTCGTCGACCAGGCGGGCTTCGAGAAGCTGCTCTCCGGGAAGGGCATCGCCAACGACGACACCGTCGTGCTCTACGGCGGCAACAACAACTGGTTCGCCGCGTACGCGTACTGGTACTTCAAGCTCTACGGCCACGACAGCGTCAAGCTGCTCGACGGCGGCCGCAAGAAGTGGGAGCTGGACTCCCGCGACCTGGTCGACGGCTCGCAGGTGCCGAACCGTCCGCGGACCGACTACAAGGCGAAGGCCCAGGACACCTCGATCCGCGCCTTCCGAGACGACGTCGTCGCCGCGATCGACAACCTGAACCTGGTCGACGTGCGCTCCCCCGACGAGTTCAGCGGCAAGCTGCTCGCCCCGGCGCACCTGCCGCAGGAGCAGTCGCAGCGCCCCGGCCACGTGCCGAGCGCCCGCAACATCCCGTGGTCGAAGAACGCCAACGACGACGGCACCTTCAAGTCGGACGACGAGCTCAAGGCCCTCTACGAGGCCGAGAACGTGGACCTGGCGAAGGACACCATCGCCTACTGCCGCATCGGCGAGCGCTCGGCGCTCACCTGGTTCGTGCTGCACGAGCTGCTCGGCCAGTCCAACGTCAAGAACTACGACGGTTCGTGGACCGAGTACGGCTCGCTGGTCGGCGTGCCGATCGAGCTCGGCGCCGCCAAGTAG
- a CDS encoding DUF1416 domain-containing protein has translation MCGAKAGGPDASTIKPGETTIQGSVTRDGQPVTGYVRLLDSTGEFTAEVPTSATGQFRFYAAEGTWTLRALVPGATADRTVVAQHGGLAEVAIAV, from the coding sequence ATGTGTGGAGCAAAGGCCGGCGGCCCGGACGCTTCGACGATCAAGCCGGGCGAGACCACCATTCAGGGCAGCGTGACGCGCGACGGCCAGCCCGTCACCGGTTACGTGCGCCTGCTGGACAGCACCGGCGAGTTCACCGCCGAGGTCCCCACCTCGGCGACCGGACAGTTCCGCTTCTACGCGGCCGAGGGCACCTGGACGCTGCGCGCCTTGGTCCCGGGCGCGACCGCGGACCGTACCGTCGTCGCGCAGCACGGTGGTCTCGCGGAGGTCGCCATCGCCGTCTGA
- a CDS encoding DUF3099 domain-containing protein — translation MSAHQRPPAQRRHRRYFALMGVCLALFVLAWGVVRLWSVPAAVAMCVVAMVIPPFAAIVGNRREPGERWWDESGDPESDRWWREIDDRGSGPGSGAGPGSGRR, via the coding sequence ATGTCCGCGCACCAGCGTCCGCCCGCGCAGCGCCGGCACCGCCGGTACTTCGCCCTGATGGGCGTGTGTCTTGCCCTTTTCGTGCTGGCGTGGGGCGTGGTACGGCTGTGGTCCGTACCGGCGGCCGTGGCGATGTGTGTGGTCGCCATGGTCATCCCGCCGTTCGCGGCGATCGTCGGCAACCGGCGGGAGCCGGGTGAGCGCTGGTGGGACGAGTCGGGCGACCCGGAGTCGGACCGGTGGTGGCGCGAGATCGACGACCGCGGTTCCGGGCCGGGTTCCGGGGCCGGGCCCGGCTCCGGCCGTCGCTGA
- a CDS encoding DsrE family protein yields the protein MAKKLVIKVTAGADAPERCSQAFTVAAVAVASGVHVSLWLTGESVWFALPGRAAEFELPHAAPLPDLIDSIVAGGGTITVCTQCAARRDIEEKDLIEGARIAGAQVFVSEVMPDGVQALVY from the coding sequence ATGGCGAAGAAGCTGGTGATCAAGGTGACGGCGGGGGCGGACGCCCCCGAGCGGTGCTCGCAGGCGTTCACGGTGGCGGCGGTGGCCGTGGCCAGCGGGGTGCACGTCTCGCTCTGGCTGACCGGGGAGTCGGTGTGGTTCGCGCTGCCGGGGCGCGCGGCGGAGTTCGAGCTGCCGCACGCGGCGCCGCTGCCGGATCTGATCGACTCGATCGTGGCGGGCGGCGGCACGATCACCGTGTGCACGCAGTGCGCGGCCCGCCGGGACATCGAGGAGAAGGACCTCATCGAGGGCGCCCGGATCGCCGGGGCGCAGGTCTTCGTGAGCGAGGTCATGCCGGACGGGGTGCAGGCGCTCGTCTACTGA
- a CDS encoding FABP family protein — protein MIEIPSDLNPALVPLAFLLGNWEGAGVADFPGSEKCNFGQEVTFTHDGRDFLEYTSHTWVLDGEGKKVAPLETESGYWRIDQDRKVEIVMIRDGGVAEVWYGELADQKPQIDLATDAVARTAASGPYSGGKRLYGYVNSDLMWVGEKATPEVPLRPYMSAHLKKVVDPREWAKDIKDLPDDGIAFFK, from the coding sequence ATGATCGAGATCCCGTCCGACCTGAACCCGGCCCTCGTGCCCCTCGCCTTTCTGCTCGGCAACTGGGAGGGCGCCGGCGTCGCCGACTTCCCCGGTTCCGAGAAGTGCAACTTCGGCCAGGAGGTCACCTTCACGCACGACGGCCGTGACTTCCTCGAATACACCTCGCACACCTGGGTGCTCGACGGCGAGGGCAAGAAGGTCGCTCCGCTGGAGACCGAGTCCGGCTACTGGCGCATCGACCAGGACCGCAAGGTCGAGATCGTGATGATCCGCGACGGCGGCGTCGCGGAGGTCTGGTACGGCGAGCTGGCCGACCAGAAGCCGCAGATCGACCTGGCCACCGACGCCGTGGCGCGCACCGCGGCCTCCGGCCCGTACAGCGGTGGCAAGCGCCTGTACGGGTACGTGAACAGCGACCTGATGTGGGTCGGCGAGAAGGCCACCCCCGAGGTGCCGCTGCGCCCGTACATGTCGGCGCACCTGAAGAAGGTCGTCGACCCGCGCGAGTGGGCCAAGGACATCAAGGACCTGCCGGACGACGGCATCGCGTTCTTCAAGTAG
- a CDS encoding FecCD family ABC transporter permease, translating into MAAPARTAAPAPAPVGPDGDRPRTGSPLPTVPLAAGLALVLLGSLVCGVGLGASGVGWGEMLRYLGAGLSGGTITSDEVSAYTIVWELRFPRTLLAAVVGAGLSAIGVAVQALVRNALADPFVLGISSGAAVGANAVLLFGSLAALGVWALSTAAFGSALLAMVLVYAAARSAHGLTPLRLVLTGSAMYYGFSALSTLMVFAADRGEAARSAMMWLLGSLSGAGWGSLPVAAVAVAGALLYLLLSAGRLNALAMGDESAAALGVDPGRLRRELFAVTAAVTGAVVAVSGAIGFVGLMVPHVTRMLVGAGHRRVLAVAPLLGAVLMVWVDILSRVLLAPVELPVGVITAVLGVPAFVLLMRRRGYTFGGGS; encoded by the coding sequence TTGGCCGCCCCAGCCCGTACCGCCGCCCCCGCCCCCGCACCCGTCGGGCCCGACGGCGACCGGCCCCGTACCGGCTCGCCGCTGCCCACCGTGCCGCTGGCCGCCGGGCTCGCCCTCGTCCTGCTCGGCTCCCTGGTGTGCGGCGTCGGCCTCGGCGCCTCCGGCGTCGGGTGGGGCGAGATGCTGCGCTACCTGGGCGCCGGGCTGAGCGGCGGCACCATCACCTCCGACGAGGTCTCCGCCTACACCATCGTGTGGGAGCTGCGCTTCCCGCGCACGCTCCTGGCCGCCGTCGTCGGCGCCGGGCTGTCCGCCATCGGCGTGGCCGTCCAGGCCCTGGTGCGCAACGCCCTCGCCGACCCCTTCGTGCTCGGCATCTCCTCCGGCGCCGCGGTCGGCGCCAACGCCGTCCTGCTCTTCGGCTCGCTGGCCGCGCTCGGCGTCTGGGCCCTGTCCACCGCCGCCTTCGGCTCGGCGCTGCTGGCCATGGTGCTGGTCTACGCGGCGGCCCGCAGCGCGCACGGCCTGACCCCGCTGCGCCTGGTCCTGACCGGCTCCGCCATGTACTACGGCTTCTCCGCCCTCTCCACCCTGATGGTCTTCGCCGCCGACCGGGGCGAGGCGGCGCGGTCCGCCATGATGTGGCTGCTCGGCAGCCTCAGCGGGGCGGGCTGGGGCTCGCTGCCGGTCGCCGCGGTGGCGGTGGCCGGGGCGCTGCTGTACCTGCTGCTCTCCGCGGGCCGCCTGAACGCGCTGGCCATGGGCGACGAGTCGGCCGCCGCGCTCGGCGTGGACCCCGGGCGGCTGCGCCGGGAGCTGTTCGCGGTCACCGCGGCCGTGACCGGCGCGGTGGTCGCGGTCAGCGGGGCGATCGGCTTCGTCGGGCTGATGGTGCCGCACGTGACGCGGATGCTGGTGGGCGCCGGGCACCGCCGGGTGCTGGCGGTGGCGCCGCTGCTGGGCGCGGTGCTGATGGTGTGGGTGGACATCCTGTCCCGGGTGCTGCTGGCGCCCGTCGAGCTGCCGGTCGGAGTGATCACCGCGGTGCTCGGCGTGCCGGCCTTCGTGCTGCTGATGCGGCGGCGCGGCTACACGTTCGGAGGCGGGTCCTGA
- a CDS encoding ABC transporter ATP-binding protein: MRIDIDAVSVDVAGARLVHDITLHADSGRVVGLVGPNGSGKSTLLRCAYRALRPAAGTVRLDGTDLHAMGVREGARHLAALPQESATEFGFTAAEVVAMGRLPHQRGSGRPSAADLRVCEEALDRTGAAHLATRAFLSLSGGEKQRVLIARALAQEPRVLVLDEPTNHLDIAQQLELLALVRDSGLTVLTALHDLNLAAVHCDELYVISGGRIVASGAPHDVLGPELLAEVFGVRAHRVPHPETGAVQLLFDRLPARTDAPTTP; the protein is encoded by the coding sequence ATGCGGATCGACATCGACGCGGTGTCCGTGGACGTGGCCGGCGCGCGGCTCGTGCACGACATCACCCTGCACGCGGACAGCGGCCGGGTCGTCGGGCTGGTCGGGCCCAACGGCAGCGGCAAGTCCACCCTGCTGCGCTGCGCCTACCGCGCGCTGCGCCCGGCCGCCGGGACGGTACGGCTGGACGGCACCGACCTGCACGCCATGGGCGTACGCGAAGGGGCCCGGCACCTGGCCGCGCTGCCCCAGGAGTCGGCGACGGAGTTCGGGTTCACGGCCGCCGAGGTCGTCGCGATGGGGCGGCTGCCGCACCAGCGCGGTTCGGGGCGGCCGAGCGCCGCCGACCTGCGGGTGTGCGAGGAAGCGCTGGACCGTACCGGTGCCGCCCACCTCGCCACGCGGGCCTTCCTGAGCCTGTCCGGCGGCGAGAAGCAGCGGGTGCTGATCGCCCGCGCGCTGGCCCAGGAGCCGCGGGTGCTGGTGCTGGACGAGCCGACGAACCACCTCGACATCGCGCAGCAACTGGAGCTGCTGGCGCTGGTCAGGGACAGCGGGCTGACGGTGCTGACCGCGCTGCACGACCTGAACCTGGCGGCCGTGCACTGCGACGAGCTGTACGTCATCTCCGGCGGCCGCATCGTCGCCTCCGGCGCGCCGCACGACGTGCTGGGGCCGGAGCTGCTGGCCGAGGTGTTCGGGGTGCGCGCGCACCGCGTACCGCATCCGGAGACCGGCGCCGTACAACTGCTGTTCGACCGCCTGCCCGCCCGTACCGACGCACCGACCACCCCGTGA
- a CDS encoding ABC transporter substrate-binding protein encodes MRTRRHRSAALLTALTLAALTGCGAQVAEEGKGDPAKASGSGHYPVTIENCGMKTTYAKAPRRVVTNDVGIADIMFALGLEDHMAGYVMPEYRGKLDAVAWKDAYGKVPWLSKKAITKEIALDAKADLVFAGWNYGFGEDSDVTPASLKKLGIGSYVLTESCRNGSDGGQGSARGVMPPLDALYTDLKTLGKIFDVEDRADALIATYRKQIADAQAKVPKDGARPTVFLYDGGQDKPMTSGRFAGPHDIITKAGGDHVMKDLDDSWTTVGWESVVERDPDVIVINDYGTPTAAQKKAFLKSYGPLKNVSAIKNDRIFVLDYADLVESPRNPAAVAALSGYLRNVGGH; translated from the coding sequence ATGCGCACCCGCCGCCACCGCTCCGCCGCCCTGCTCACCGCCCTCACGCTCGCCGCGCTCACCGGCTGCGGCGCCCAGGTCGCCGAGGAGGGGAAGGGGGACCCCGCCAAGGCGTCCGGATCCGGTCACTACCCGGTCACGATCGAGAACTGCGGCATGAAGACCACGTACGCCAAGGCACCGCGCCGGGTGGTCACCAACGACGTCGGGATCGCCGACATCATGTTCGCGCTCGGCCTGGAGGACCACATGGCCGGGTACGTCATGCCGGAGTACCGGGGCAAGCTCGACGCCGTCGCCTGGAAGGACGCGTACGGCAAGGTGCCGTGGCTCTCCAAGAAGGCGATCACCAAGGAGATCGCCCTGGACGCCAAAGCCGACCTGGTCTTCGCGGGCTGGAACTACGGCTTCGGCGAGGACAGCGACGTCACCCCGGCCTCCCTGAAGAAGCTCGGCATCGGCAGCTACGTCCTGACCGAGTCGTGCCGCAACGGGTCCGACGGCGGCCAGGGCAGCGCGCGCGGCGTGATGCCGCCGCTGGACGCGCTGTACACGGACCTGAAGACCCTCGGGAAGATCTTCGACGTCGAGGACCGGGCGGACGCGCTGATCGCCACGTACCGCAAGCAGATCGCCGACGCGCAGGCCAAGGTGCCCAAGGACGGCGCACGGCCCACCGTCTTCCTGTACGACGGCGGCCAGGACAAGCCGATGACCTCCGGCCGCTTCGCCGGGCCGCACGACATCATCACCAAGGCCGGCGGCGACCACGTCATGAAGGACCTCGACGACTCCTGGACCACGGTCGGGTGGGAGTCGGTGGTCGAACGCGACCCCGACGTGATCGTCATCAACGACTACGGCACGCCGACGGCCGCGCAGAAGAAGGCGTTCCTGAAGTCGTACGGGCCGCTGAAGAACGTCTCGGCGATCAAGAACGACCGCATTTTCGTCCTGGATTACGCCGACCTGGTGGAGAGCCCGCGCAACCCGGCGGCCGTCGCCGCGCTCTCCGGTTACCTGCGGAACGTAGGCGGCCACTGA
- a CDS encoding Fur family transcriptional regulator, translated as MVSSDWQSDLRKRGYRLTPQRQLVLEAVDKLEHATPDAILTEVRRTAGGVNISTVYRTLELLEELKLVSHAHLGHGAPTYHLASRHHHIHLVCRDCSEVIEADLSVAERFTTTLRETFGFDTDLKHFAIFGRCAACTGGGTATPPAPDGGPPAEGGSGPAA; from the coding sequence GTGGTGAGCAGCGACTGGCAGAGCGACCTCCGCAAGCGCGGGTACCGGCTGACCCCGCAGCGGCAGCTCGTGCTGGAGGCGGTGGACAAGCTGGAACACGCCACCCCCGACGCCATCCTCACCGAGGTGCGCAGGACGGCGGGCGGCGTGAACATCTCCACCGTCTACCGGACGCTGGAGCTGCTGGAGGAGCTGAAACTGGTCAGCCATGCCCATCTCGGGCACGGCGCGCCCACGTACCACCTCGCGTCCCGGCACCACCACATCCATCTGGTGTGCCGGGACTGCTCGGAAGTGATCGAAGCCGATCTGTCGGTGGCCGAACGGTTCACGACGACGCTGCGGGAGACGTTCGGTTTCGACACGGACCTGAAGCACTTCGCGATCTTCGGGCGCTGCGCGGCGTGCACCGGCGGCGGTACGGCCACGCCTCCGGCACCCGACGGCGGGCCGCCCGCCGAGGGCGGGTCGGGGCCCGCCGCGTAG
- a CDS encoding YgfZ/GcvT domain-containing protein, which yields MPRPREASPLLSLPGAVPAEAPDEGVAAHYGDLFREQRTLADGRGLVDLSHRGVVTVSGPERLSWLHLLLTQHVTDLAPGHATEALILSANGHIEHALYLVDDGETTWLHTEPGDEEALIAYLESMKFFYRVEVADRTDDYAVVHLPAGSITEAPKDAVVRETPHGRDLFLPRGELETFAAANGPAVGTLALEALRVEAHRPRLGRETDHRTIPHELGWIGTAVHLQKGCYRGQETVARVHNLGKPPRRLVFLHLDGSEVHLPPHGAPVRLAADGAEGRQLGFVTTSARHHELGPIALALVKRNVPVDAPLLVESTAAAQEVVVEP from the coding sequence ATGCCGCGCCCACGTGAAGCCAGTCCGCTGCTGTCGCTGCCCGGTGCCGTCCCGGCCGAGGCCCCCGACGAAGGGGTCGCCGCACACTACGGCGACCTGTTCCGCGAACAACGCACCCTCGCGGACGGCCGCGGCCTCGTCGACCTCTCGCACCGCGGCGTGGTCACCGTCAGTGGCCCCGAGCGGCTGAGCTGGCTGCACCTGCTGCTCACCCAGCACGTCACCGACCTCGCCCCCGGCCACGCCACCGAGGCCCTGATCCTCTCCGCCAACGGCCACATCGAGCACGCCCTCTACCTCGTCGACGACGGGGAGACGACCTGGCTGCACACCGAGCCGGGCGACGAGGAGGCGCTGATCGCCTACCTGGAGAGCATGAAGTTCTTCTACCGGGTCGAGGTGGCCGACCGTACGGACGACTACGCGGTCGTCCACCTGCCCGCCGGCTCCATCACCGAAGCCCCGAAGGACGCGGTCGTCCGGGAGACCCCGCACGGCCGGGACCTGTTCCTGCCGCGCGGCGAGCTGGAGACCTTCGCGGCGGCCAACGGCCCCGCCGTCGGCACCCTCGCCCTGGAGGCGCTGCGCGTCGAGGCGCACCGGCCGCGCCTGGGCCGGGAGACCGACCACCGCACCATCCCGCACGAGCTGGGCTGGATCGGCACCGCCGTCCACCTCCAGAAGGGCTGCTACCGAGGCCAGGAGACGGTGGCCCGCGTCCACAACCTGGGGAAGCCGCCGCGCCGCCTGGTCTTCCTCCACCTGGACGGCAGCGAGGTGCACCTGCCGCCGCACGGCGCGCCCGTACGCCTGGCCGCCGACGGCGCCGAAGGCCGCCAGCTCGGCTTCGTCACCACCTCGGCCCGCCACCACGAGCTGGGCCCCATCGCGCTGGCCCTGGTCAAGCGCAACGTGCCCGTCGACGCGCCGCTGCTCGTGGAGAGCACGGCGGCGGCCCAGGAGGTCGTGGTCGAGCCGTAG
- the dtd gene encoding D-aminoacyl-tRNA deacylase translates to MRAVVQRVDGARVEVDGGTVGEIVGEGLCVLVGVTHDDTPEKAARLARKLWSVRILDGEKSCSDTGAGLLVISQFTLYGDARKGRRPTWNAAAPGPVAEPLVDEVVTQLRALGAEVATGRFGADMKVSLTNDGPFTVLLEV, encoded by the coding sequence ATGCGAGCTGTGGTGCAGAGGGTCGACGGCGCACGCGTCGAGGTGGACGGCGGGACGGTCGGGGAGATCGTCGGTGAAGGGCTGTGCGTGCTGGTCGGAGTGACGCACGACGACACCCCGGAGAAGGCGGCGCGGCTCGCCCGCAAGCTGTGGTCGGTGCGCATCCTGGACGGCGAGAAGTCCTGCTCGGACACGGGTGCGGGCCTGCTGGTGATCAGTCAGTTCACTCTCTACGGTGACGCCCGCAAGGGCCGTCGGCCCACCTGGAACGCGGCGGCCCCCGGCCCGGTGGCCGAACCCCTCGTCGACGAGGTCGTCACACAGCTCCGCGCACTGGGCGCGGAGGTCGCGACGGGCCGCTTCGGCGCGGACATGAAGGTCTCGCTGACGAACGACGGCCCGTTCACGGTGCTGCTGGAGGTCTGA